DNA from Gephyromycinifex aptenodytis:
CTGGGGAGACGTGGAAGACATCACCGCCACCGTCTACACCATGGATGGTCCGCAACGAGTGGTGGCACCGCTGAAGGAGCTGCCCATCGTCATGGTCCCGGACCGTCGCGAAGTCAAGATCGGCAAACTCGAAGCCCGCATCGCCGAGCTGGAGATGAAACACAACGAGACGGTGAATCACCGGGCATAGCCCCTGCAGGAGGTGCAGGTGCTGCAGTCGCGCGCTTCTCGGCGGCTGCAGCACCTGTTCCTGAGCAAGCGGTTACCCCTGTGAACCTGCACGACGCCCATCCCTACACCTCGTTCGGAGAGTCATGTCGACCGCACTACACACGCTCTGCTCGGCCCCGCCCAGCGGGCGCTCCCGCCCCCTCCTCATCGACTCAGACGACTACGCCCGCCAGGTGATCCGTCAGGGATCCCCGGTGCCGTGGCTCGATCTGGCCGCTCTCACCAGCCACGTCGGGCAGGTGCAGGCTCTCCTGCGCAGCGACGCGGTGTGGGTGAATATCGGCGCCCTCTACCGTGCCCACCTGGCAGCCGAGCCGGGGTTGGTCAAGGAGATGGGCGTGAAGTCCCGGGCCGGTTTCGCGCTGCGGACGTTACTCGGCCATGACGCGACCACCGCCTCCGTCGTCCACACGTTGAGCACGCTGGCCTCGGCTACCCGCCTGCCGCTTGTCCTGGATCTTCCCTCGCCCGCCCGGTGGCTCGCTGCGGCGCACGCCACTGCCGGGACTGCACTGGAGGAGGTCAGTGAAGACCACGCGGACAGCGCCTCGATGTACATCGCTCAATGGTTGGGGACTCTGGGCGCGATACCGGTCGCGCTGGTGCACCTGGATGCCACCGAGCAGGAGGGCGAAGCTGCGACGGCGGCTGAGTCCTTGTCGACATACACCTCCGTCAGTAATATCACCGACCACTTCGAGTGGGCGCTGGCTCTGCGCCGCGGCACGGAAGTGCACAGCGCACTCAGCGACGTGAGCATCGGAGTCTTGGGCCGGGAATACTGGTCTGGACCGGCGGCTATTCCGTCTGATGATGTGTTGCTCACTCAGTTGCCGGCGCAGGCCACCCCCGAGGTGGTCTTAGCGCAACTTGCGGCGCTACCCAGCTGAGGGGCCCGTTGGCTGGCCAGGCAAGGGGCGCCCCACGCCAGGCCGCTCCCGACTGCCTGGTCCGCCATCTGCTGCGGAGCCGAGCGACACCGGAACATGCTTGAGACTGCCTACACAGTCCGGCTCCCAGCAGAACGGGCGGCTCGCAGCGCGTCTACCGCGCTGTGGGCCGCCCGTCGCCGGATCCGTGTTCTGCGCTCAGTCCTTCTCGCCTCCGGGGGTGTGCCCGTGGCGGCGGCCAGGACGACGCTTGGACTCCCGCAGCTCCACCGGTTCGACGCCGGCGGGGTTGGTGCGGTGCCGCTGGGCGTAATCCAGGTCTTCCGCGCCTGGCTCGACATGGGTCGGGTCGAGAACGCGCTGCAGGAAGGAACGGGTGCGCTCCTCGCTGGGACTGCCGATGACCTTCTCCGGCGGGCCGTCTTCGACGACAGCACCGGCGTCCATGAACACCACCCGGTCGGCCACTTCGCGGGCGAAGGCCATCTCGTGCGTCACGACCATCATCGTCATGCCCTCACGAGCAAGCAGACGCATCACCGAGAGCACGTCCCCGACCAGTTCGGGGTCCAAGGCCGAGGTCGGTTCATCGAACAGCATGAGTTCGGGGTCCATCGACAGCGCCCGAGCGATCGCCACCCGCTGCTGCTGTCCACCGGAGAGTTGAGCCGGGAAGGCATCGCCGCGATCCCCCAGGCCCACCCGCTCCAGGTTGTGCTGGGCTTTGGCGACCGCTTCGGCCTTACTGCGCCCCAGCACCGAAGTCTGAGCCAGCGTGCAGTTCCCCAGCACCGACAGGTGCGGGAACAGGTTGAACTGCTGGAAGACCATCCCGAGCCGGGTGCGGACGGCGTCGATGTCGTGGTCGGGATGGGTGATGTCCTCACCGTCGAGATAGATCGTCCCGGAGGTGGGTGACTCCAAGAGGTTCACACACCGCAGCAAGGTGGATTTGCCAGACCCGGAGGGCCCGATGACGCAGACCACCTCGCCCTTGCGAATGGCCAGGTCGATGCCTTTGAGCACCTCCACATCCCCGAACGATTTATGCAGGTCCTTGATGACGACGACTTCGTCACCCACCTCGGGGATGACATCGCGTGATTCGTTCATGACGCTCACCGGGCCTTCGCATTCTTAGCCTCGAGGCGTCGCACAGCGAACGTCAGAGGCAGGGTGATGATGAGGTAGCACAACCCCGCGATGACCAGCGGGGTGAGGTTGGCCTCGGAATTGGCAAGGTCGCGCCCGTACTTGGTCAGTTCATAGCCGTCCATCGACAGCCCCAGCACATAAACCAGCGAGGAGTCCTTCACCAGCAGGATGAGCTCGTTGGTCAACGGCGGCAGGATGATTCGGAATGCTTGCGGCAGCACGATCTTGCGCATCGCCATGCCGGTGCTCATTCCCAGCGAGCGCGCCGCCTCGACCTGACCCTTGGGCACCGCGAGGATCCCGGCTCGGATCGTCTCTGCCATGTAAGCGCTGGCAACCAGGCCCAAGGCCACCCAGACGGTGCCGTACGGGTCGAACGGGATGACCATGCCGGAGAAGGCCAGCGGCAACAGACCGAAGGCGATGAACACGATCAGGGCAGGCACACCGCGGAAGAACTCGATGTACACCCCGGAAAGAACCCGGTAGGCCGCCACCTGGGATAGCCGCATGAGGGCCAGGACGGTGCCGAACAGCAGACCGAACGCGAACGCCCCGGCCGAATAGATGATGGTGTTGAGAAAGGCACCGATCAGGTTGTTCTGCAAAGTGGTGACGACGAGATCGGGGCGGAAGAACACCGAGGCGACCTGCGGCCAATCCGCGGCACGAATCGCCACGAGGAGCAGCAGGAGCAGGACGGCGTACTGGATCAGGCGGATTCGGGCGGCTCTACGCCGCGGTGAATGCCGCGGGCGAGGTGGACGGGGTGGGGCGCTCTGAGTAGACACGCGGCCTCCAAGGGCATCGGCATGGAACGCGAAGACGCGGCGAGAGACCCGTGAGGGCGACTCCCGCCGCGTTCACGCCGGCAGGCGGTCAGGGGCGGCTGAGGCGGGACAGGACAGCCGAGAACGGGATCAGGAAGCGCTGGCGGAGGCCTGCGGGGTCTCTTCCGCTGCAGGCGCCTGGGTGGTGCCGCCGTCCTGGCTGACCTCAGGGGTGGTGCCGAACCACTTCTTGTAGATCTCGTCGTAGGTGCCGTCGCTCTTGGCTTCCTCGACGGTGCTGTTCACTAGATCGATGATCTTCTTGGCATCCGGGTCGTCCTTCTTGGCCGCGATGCCGTACTCCTCGCCAGTGTTGAACTCGGCGACGACTTCGGTGTCAGGGTTGTCCTTGGCGAAGTCGTACAGCACACCGTTGTCGTTGATCGCGGCGTCGACCCGTCCGGCCTTCACTGCGTTGACCGACAGCGGGAGGTCGTCGAAGACGACGGTGGTGTACCCGTTGGCCTCCTTGTTCTCCTCGCCGTACTTCTGACCGGTGGTGTCGGTCTGCACGCCGAGGTTCTTGCCCTTCAGCTGCGCCAGGTTCGTCAGGCCCGAACCCTTCTTGACCAGGAGTGCCTGGGTGGCGTCGAAGTAGCCCTCCGAGAGCAGCACGCTGTTGGCACGCTCGGGGGTGATCGTCATCCCGGCAGCGCCGACATCGCACTTACCGGCCTGGAAGGCCGTTCCGGACCAGATCTGGTCGAAGGGCACGTCGACGATCTGCTGAGTGACGCCCATCTTCTTGGCCACCAGATCCATGATGTCGACGTCGAAGCCGACGATCTTGCCGCCATCGTTGAACTGGAACGGCTTGTACGCCATGTGCGTGCACACGGTCAGCGTTCCGTCTTTGACGAGCTTGTACTCCGAGGCGGAGCCGGTCGCGGCGGCGTCGCTGTCGGCGGGCTTGTCGCCACCGCCGCAACCGGCGAGGACCAGCGCGCCGACCGCGGCGGTGATGACAGGGATTAGACGGACACGTGACAGGGACATCGATACTCCTGGGGTGGGGCGAACTTTCTTTTCACCTTCACACTGCCACGGCAGGTAGCGCGCCCCTCGTTCACCACTCGTGACCTCCGGCGCGCCGGACGGTCGTCTCACTGCGCTGACCGGTCGAACCTGCCCAGGGGACGGCCCGCCCACGGCATTCGCGGCAGCTACTGCAGCTCTTGGAGGCTGGCCGGAGCCTGCGGACGACGCACCCGCTGTGGCTGGCGATGACGGCCCGGGGTGCCCTCTTCCTCCGCGTGCCGCCGCAACGGCGATTCGGCCACCCTGAACTCTCTTCGTGCGGGCTGTCCCCCACCACTGTCAGTCAGGCAGCAGGGCCGTGGCCAGGGTTTCCTGCAGCCAGGTGAGGAACTCATAGGCCAGCAGCAACCCCAGGTACGGATCGTCCGAAGGCGAGCCGGCCAACTGCGCCTCCAACTCGTCGGCGTCCTCGTCGGTGCGCAGCCCCAGCCGCTCCCCCAGGACCAGGCGAATGTCATTGAGGCCGATGAGCAGGCAGTGTGCTGAGTCCGGGTCCAGGTCCACCAGGCCGTCCTGTGCCGACTCGACTGCGGCACGGGCGGCTCGCAGGTTCGCCAGTTTGCGATCGCGTACCGAACTTGCCGTCAGCCGGCGGAACTCCGCTGCAGCCAGCGGGTCGTCATGGTGGCCATCGGGTAGCAGCCGGGCAACGGCCGGGTCGGCCGGTACCTCGGGGACGCCGGCCACGAAGCCCGCGGCGCGCATCATCTCCTCGAAGGTGTCCGGCGAACCGGTCTCGGCCGAGGTCGGCTCCTGGGGGGCGAAGGCGTCCTCCAGCAAATCCGCCGTCTGGCGCAACAACGAAGACATCAATTCGAGTTCGGCGTCCTCGAACCGGGCGACGATCCGCTCACCGTCGCAGGAGAATCCGTGGGTCACTCAGTCGTCCTTGCTGAAAGTGGCCCACAGGCCATAGGCGTGCAGAGCTTCGGTGTGCTGCTCCATCTGCTCCCGCGGACCGTGTGCCACAACGGCTTTGCCCTTGTGATGAACATCCAGCATGAGCTTCTCGGACTTCGCCCGGGAGTACCCGAAGTAGGTCTGAAAAACGTAGGTGACATATGACATCAGGTTGACCGGGTCGTTCCAGACCAGGGTGACCCAGCCACGATCCACATCGTCATTCAATTCCTGCTCGATGGACTGTTCTCGCTGTTGGGTAGGACTCGACGGCACACCCTCACCATATGCTGCTCTCGTGACCAGTACCGCACTGCTGACCGACCACTACGAGCTGACGATGATGCAGGCTGCCCTGCACTCGGGCACCGGGCATCGCGCTAGCGTCTTCGAGCTCTTCGGCCGTCGCCTTCCCGAAGGACGCCGCTACGGCGTCGTGGCCGGCACCGGCCGTTTCCTGGATGCGCTGGCCGACTTCCGCTTCGGCGCGGCCGAGATCGACGCGCTGGCCGCCCGACAGGTCGTCGACGAGGCGACATTGGAATATCTGCGCGAGTACCGCTTCACCGGATCGGTGTGGGGTTACGCCGAGGGCGAGGTGTACTTCCCAGGCTCGCCGCTGCTCATCGTCGAGGGCACTTTCCTGGAAGCCGTCGTGCTGGAGACGCTCGCGCTGTCCATCTACAACCACGACTGCGCGGTCGCCTCGGCGGCCTCTCGGATGACGATGGCCGCGGGCGGGCGACCCTGCATCGAGATGGGCTCCCGACGCACCCA
Protein-coding regions in this window:
- a CDS encoding amino acid ABC transporter ATP-binding protein — translated: MNESRDVIPEVGDEVVVIKDLHKSFGDVEVLKGIDLAIRKGEVVCVIGPSGSGKSTLLRCVNLLESPTSGTIYLDGEDITHPDHDIDAVRTRLGMVFQQFNLFPHLSVLGNCTLAQTSVLGRSKAEAVAKAQHNLERVGLGDRGDAFPAQLSGGQQQRVAIARALSMDPELMLFDEPTSALDPELVGDVLSVMRLLAREGMTMMVVTHEMAFAREVADRVVFMDAGAVVEDGPPEKVIGSPSEERTRSFLQRVLDPTHVEPGAEDLDYAQRHRTNPAGVEPVELRESKRRPGRRHGHTPGGEKD
- a CDS encoding amino acid ABC transporter permease encodes the protein MSTQSAPPRPPRPRHSPRRRAARIRLIQYAVLLLLLLVAIRAADWPQVASVFFRPDLVVTTLQNNLIGAFLNTIIYSAGAFAFGLLFGTVLALMRLSQVAAYRVLSGVYIEFFRGVPALIVFIAFGLLPLAFSGMVIPFDPYGTVWVALGLVASAYMAETIRAGILAVPKGQVEAARSLGMSTGMAMRKIVLPQAFRIILPPLTNELILLVKDSSLVYVLGLSMDGYELTKYGRDLANSEANLTPLVIAGLCYLIITLPLTFAVRRLEAKNAKAR
- a CDS encoding transporter substrate-binding domain-containing protein, with protein sequence MSLSRVRLIPVITAAVGALVLAGCGGGDKPADSDAAATGSASEYKLVKDGTLTVCTHMAYKPFQFNDGGKIVGFDVDIMDLVAKKMGVTQQIVDVPFDQIWSGTAFQAGKCDVGAAGMTITPERANSVLLSEGYFDATQALLVKKGSGLTNLAQLKGKNLGVQTDTTGQKYGEENKEANGYTTVVFDDLPLSVNAVKAGRVDAAINDNGVLYDFAKDNPDTEVVAEFNTGEEYGIAAKKDDPDAKKIIDLVNSTVEEAKSDGTYDEIYKKWFGTTPEVSQDGGTTQAPAAEETPQASASAS
- a CDS encoding DUF2017 domain-containing protein; this translates as MTHGFSCDGERIVARFEDAELELMSSLLRQTADLLEDAFAPQEPTSAETGSPDTFEEMMRAAGFVAGVPEVPADPAVARLLPDGHHDDPLAAAEFRRLTASSVRDRKLANLRAARAAVESAQDGLVDLDPDSAHCLLIGLNDIRLVLGERLGLRTDEDADELEAQLAGSPSDDPYLGLLLAYEFLTWLQETLATALLPD
- the clpS gene encoding ATP-dependent Clp protease adapter ClpS — translated: MPSSPTQQREQSIEQELNDDVDRGWVTLVWNDPVNLMSYVTYVFQTYFGYSRAKSEKLMLDVHHKGKAVVAHGPREQMEQHTEALHAYGLWATFSKDD